The following proteins are co-located in the Betta splendens chromosome 9, fBetSpl5.4, whole genome shotgun sequence genome:
- the kdm2ba gene encoding lysine (K)-specific demethylase 2Ba isoform X5 has product MALSLSGDDEEYDSESEQQRAANRPKPKMGVPSAVKLPSNRSSSGARRRRTRCRKCEACLRTECGECHFCKDMKKFGGPGRMKQSCIMRQCIAPVLPHTAVCVVCKEAGKEDSLEDEDDKFNFMLMECSICNEIVHPNCLKVNDATGVVNDELPNCWECPKCNHAGKSGKVLKQKRGPGFKYASNLPGSLLREQKPMKEDNDASALAKRKPEREETPRHRPEESLHLPPPLLSPSNLPRPRPEDKLRKKRKLFDDEEDEDFGVRKKEKSDDPYFAKLLHHIKTEDKDDDAYEQELENRREAHFHTAVERRWHFGDTEEEVDEKEFKHEPLNPCIKASLGDSDQSYCSSPQAGPSSEGGSETQEKGPHPKARRKRRLPNKELTRELSKALNQEIQKTEDCLANENCQPLKVEPETENTEPKRLFCNGNELGDQRAHLKAKEMNGTPWELRHFYPSQITPLGFNRSTPTNRPVPPRSPPKCVQMERHVIRPPPISPPPDRLPLKDGKTHMMQREVWMKIFRYLTHQELCVCMRVCKTWNRWCCDKRLWTVIDLNRCTSITPLMLSGIIRRQPVSLDLSWTNISKKQLSWLINRLPGLRVLMLAGCSWAAVSALCTTSCPLLRTLDVQWVEGLKDPQMRDLLSLPTDNRPGQLENRCKLRNVEDLRLAGLDITDASLRLISRQMPLLSRLDLSYCNHINDQSVNLLTAAGTTTRDSLTEINLSGDQDSM; this is encoded by the exons ATGGCCTTGTCATTGAGCGGAGACGATGAGGAATATGATTCAGAGTCCGAGCAG CAGCGTGCAGCCAACCGGCCGAAGCCCAAGATGGGGGTGCCATCAGCTGTCAAGCTGCCGTCCAACCGCAGCTCGTCCGGAGCCAGGCGCAGGCGGACACGCTGCCGAAAGTGTGAGGCCTGCCTCCGGACCGAGTGTGGGGAGTGTCACTTCTGCAAGGACATGAAGAAGTTTGGGGGACCAGGGCGGATGAAGCAGTCGTGCATTATGAGGCAGTGCATCGCG CCCGTCCTGCCCcacacagcagtgtgtgtggtgtgtaaaGAAGCAGGGAAGGAGGACTCGCTGGAAGATGAGGACGACAAGTTCAACTTCATGCTGATGGAGTGCTCTATCTGCAATGAGATTGTCCACCCCAACTGCCTCAAG GTAAACGACGCTACAGGAGTGGTGAACGATGAACTGCCGAACTGTTGGGAATGTCCTAAATGCAATCATGCCGGGAAAAGTGGAAAA GTATTGAAGCAAAAACGCGGTCCGGGATTCAAGTACGCCTCCAACCTCCCCGGCTCTTTGCTGAGGGAACAGAAGCCTATGAAGGAGGACAATGATGCTTCAGCTCTAGCCAAGAGGAAAcctgagagagaggagacaccCAGGCACAGGCCCGAAGAATCTCTCCACCTGCCGCCACCACTGCTCTCCCCCAGCAACCTGCCCCGACCCAGACCCGAGGACAAACtcagaaagaagaggaagctgtttgacgatgaagaggatgaagattTCGGGGTGAGGAAGAAG GAAAAGTCAGATGATCCATATTTTGCTAAACTGCTTCACCACATCAAAACAGAAGATAAGGACGACGACGCATATGAACAGGAGCTTGAAAATCGACGAGAGGCTCATTTTCACACTGCTGTGGAGCGCAGGTGGCACTTTGGTGACACTGAAGAAGAAGTGGATGAAAAGGAGTTCAAGCATGAACCTTTGAATCCCTGCATTAAAGCGTCTTTGGGAGACAGTGACCAGTCTTACTGCAGCTCTCCACAGGCCGGCCCCAGCAGCGAGGGTGGAAGCGAGACCCAGGAAAAAGGTCCCCATCCAAAAGCTCGGCGGAAGCGGCGCTTACCTAATAAAGAACTGACCCGAGAGCTGAGCAAGGCCCTTAACCAGGAAATCCAGAAGACTGAGGACTGCCTGGCAAACGAGAACTGCCAACCCCTCAAGGTGGAGCCGGAGACGGAAAACACGGAACCCAAGAGATTGTTCTGCAATGGCAATGAACTTGGAGATCAGCGGGCTCACCTCAAGGCCAAAGAGATGAACGGGACGCCCTGGGAGCTGCGGCACTTCTACCCGAGTCAGATCACCCCATTAGGCTTCAACAGGAGCACTCCTACTAATCGACCGGTGCCCCCACGCTCCCCACCCAAATGTGTCCAAATGGAGCGGCACGTCATCCGGCCCCCTCCGATAAGCCCCCCTCCAGACAGACTGCCCCTAAAAGACGGCAAAACACACATGATGCAGCGCGAGGTTTGGATGAAGATCTTTCGCTACCTCACACaccaggagctgtgtgtgtgcatgcgagtGTGCAAGACATGGAACCGATG GTGTTGTGATAAGAGACTTTGGACAGTGATTGATCTCAATcgctgcacctccatcactccaCTCATGCTAAGTGGGATTATCCGCCGACAGCCGGTTTCCCTGGACCTCAGCTGGACCAATATTTCTAAGAAACAATTAAGCTGGCTTATCAACAGATTGCCAG gtctGCGGGTTTTAATGTTAGCAGGCTGCTCTTGGGCcgctgtttctgctctctgcaCCACAAGCTGCCCTCTGTTACGCACTCTGGACGTCCAGTGGGTGGAGGGTCTCAAAGACCCACAGATGAGGGACCTCCTTTCACTGCCCACAGACAACCGACCAG GTCAGCTGGAGAACCGCTGCAAGTTGCGAAATGTGGAGGACCTACGGCTGGCAGGACTGGACATCACTGATGCGTCTTTACGTCTGATCAGTCGGCAGATGCCTTTGCTCTCCAGACTTGATCTGAGCTACTGCAACCACATCAACGACCAGTCAGTCAACCTGCTGACGGCTGCAGGGACCACGACCAGAGACTCCCTTACAGAAATCAACCTGTCAG GTGACCAAGACAGCATGTGA
- the kdm2ba gene encoding lysine (K)-specific demethylase 2Ba isoform X1, protein MALSLSGDDEEYDSESEQQRAANRPKPKMGVPSAVKLPSNRSSSGARRRRTRCRKCEACLRTECGECHFCKDMKKFGGPGRMKQSCIMRQCIAPVLPHTAVCVVCKEAGKEDSLEDEDDKFNFMLMECSICNEIVHPNCLKVNDATGVVNDELPNCWECPKCNHAGKSGKVLKQKRGPGFKYASNLPGSLLREQKPMKEDNDASALAKRKPEREETPRHRPEESLHLPPPLLSPSNLPRPRPEDKLRKKRKLFDDEEDEDFGVRKKEKSDDPYFAKLLHHIKTEDKDDDAYEQELENRREAHFHTAVERRWHFGDTEEEVDEKEFKHEPLNPCIKASLGDSDQSYCSSPQAGPSSEGGSETQEKGPHPKARRKRRLPNKELTRELSKALNQEIQKTEDCLANENCQPLKVEPETENTEPKRLFCNGNELGDQRAHLKAKEMNGTPWELRHFYPSQITPLGFNRSTPTNRPVPPRSPPKCVQMERHVIRPPPISPPPDRLPLKDGKTHMMQREVWMKIFRYLTHQELCVCMRVCKTWNRWCCDKRLWTVIDLNRCTSITPLMLSGIIRRQPVSLDLSWTNISKKQLSWLINRLPGLRVLMLAGCSWAAVSALCTTSCPLLRTLDVQWVEGLKDPQMRDLLSLPTDNRPGQLENRCKLRNVEDLRLAGLDITDASLRLISRQMPLLSRLDLSYCNHINDQSVNLLTAAGTTTRDSLTEINLSVCNRVTDHSLNFFKRCGSICQIDLRFCKQVTKTACERFIAEMSVSVPFKLNEDKLLQKTS, encoded by the exons ATGGCCTTGTCATTGAGCGGAGACGATGAGGAATATGATTCAGAGTCCGAGCAG CAGCGTGCAGCCAACCGGCCGAAGCCCAAGATGGGGGTGCCATCAGCTGTCAAGCTGCCGTCCAACCGCAGCTCGTCCGGAGCCAGGCGCAGGCGGACACGCTGCCGAAAGTGTGAGGCCTGCCTCCGGACCGAGTGTGGGGAGTGTCACTTCTGCAAGGACATGAAGAAGTTTGGGGGACCAGGGCGGATGAAGCAGTCGTGCATTATGAGGCAGTGCATCGCG CCCGTCCTGCCCcacacagcagtgtgtgtggtgtgtaaaGAAGCAGGGAAGGAGGACTCGCTGGAAGATGAGGACGACAAGTTCAACTTCATGCTGATGGAGTGCTCTATCTGCAATGAGATTGTCCACCCCAACTGCCTCAAG GTAAACGACGCTACAGGAGTGGTGAACGATGAACTGCCGAACTGTTGGGAATGTCCTAAATGCAATCATGCCGGGAAAAGTGGAAAA GTATTGAAGCAAAAACGCGGTCCGGGATTCAAGTACGCCTCCAACCTCCCCGGCTCTTTGCTGAGGGAACAGAAGCCTATGAAGGAGGACAATGATGCTTCAGCTCTAGCCAAGAGGAAAcctgagagagaggagacaccCAGGCACAGGCCCGAAGAATCTCTCCACCTGCCGCCACCACTGCTCTCCCCCAGCAACCTGCCCCGACCCAGACCCGAGGACAAACtcagaaagaagaggaagctgtttgacgatgaagaggatgaagattTCGGGGTGAGGAAGAAG GAAAAGTCAGATGATCCATATTTTGCTAAACTGCTTCACCACATCAAAACAGAAGATAAGGACGACGACGCATATGAACAGGAGCTTGAAAATCGACGAGAGGCTCATTTTCACACTGCTGTGGAGCGCAGGTGGCACTTTGGTGACACTGAAGAAGAAGTGGATGAAAAGGAGTTCAAGCATGAACCTTTGAATCCCTGCATTAAAGCGTCTTTGGGAGACAGTGACCAGTCTTACTGCAGCTCTCCACAGGCCGGCCCCAGCAGCGAGGGTGGAAGCGAGACCCAGGAAAAAGGTCCCCATCCAAAAGCTCGGCGGAAGCGGCGCTTACCTAATAAAGAACTGACCCGAGAGCTGAGCAAGGCCCTTAACCAGGAAATCCAGAAGACTGAGGACTGCCTGGCAAACGAGAACTGCCAACCCCTCAAGGTGGAGCCGGAGACGGAAAACACGGAACCCAAGAGATTGTTCTGCAATGGCAATGAACTTGGAGATCAGCGGGCTCACCTCAAGGCCAAAGAGATGAACGGGACGCCCTGGGAGCTGCGGCACTTCTACCCGAGTCAGATCACCCCATTAGGCTTCAACAGGAGCACTCCTACTAATCGACCGGTGCCCCCACGCTCCCCACCCAAATGTGTCCAAATGGAGCGGCACGTCATCCGGCCCCCTCCGATAAGCCCCCCTCCAGACAGACTGCCCCTAAAAGACGGCAAAACACACATGATGCAGCGCGAGGTTTGGATGAAGATCTTTCGCTACCTCACACaccaggagctgtgtgtgtgcatgcgagtGTGCAAGACATGGAACCGATG GTGTTGTGATAAGAGACTTTGGACAGTGATTGATCTCAATcgctgcacctccatcactccaCTCATGCTAAGTGGGATTATCCGCCGACAGCCGGTTTCCCTGGACCTCAGCTGGACCAATATTTCTAAGAAACAATTAAGCTGGCTTATCAACAGATTGCCAG gtctGCGGGTTTTAATGTTAGCAGGCTGCTCTTGGGCcgctgtttctgctctctgcaCCACAAGCTGCCCTCTGTTACGCACTCTGGACGTCCAGTGGGTGGAGGGTCTCAAAGACCCACAGATGAGGGACCTCCTTTCACTGCCCACAGACAACCGACCAG GTCAGCTGGAGAACCGCTGCAAGTTGCGAAATGTGGAGGACCTACGGCTGGCAGGACTGGACATCACTGATGCGTCTTTACGTCTGATCAGTCGGCAGATGCCTTTGCTCTCCAGACTTGATCTGAGCTACTGCAACCACATCAACGACCAGTCAGTCAACCTGCTGACGGCTGCAGGGACCACGACCAGAGACTCCCTTACAGAAATCAACCTGTCAG tttGTAACCGAGTCACAGACCATTCCTTAAACTTTTTCAAGCGCTGTGGAAGCATCTGTCAGATCGACCTCCGTTTCTGCAAACAGGTGACCAAGACAGCATGTGAAAGGTTCATCGCAGAGATGTCTGTGAGCGTACCGTTTAAACTGAACGaggacaaactgctgcagaAGACGAGCTAG
- the kdm2ba gene encoding lysine (K)-specific demethylase 2Ba isoform X3, with protein MALSLSGDDEEYDSESEQQRAANRPKPKMGVPSAVKLPSNRSSSGARRRRTRCRKCEACLRTECGECHFCKDMKKFGGPGRMKQSCIMRQCIAPVLPHTAVCVVCKEAGKEDSLEDEDDKFNFMLMECSICNEIVHPNCLKVNDATGVVNDELPNCWECPKCNHAGKSGKQKRGPGFKYASNLPGSLLREQKPMKEDNDASALAKRKPEREETPRHRPEESLHLPPPLLSPSNLPRPRPEDKLRKKRKLFDDEEDEDFGVRKKEKSDDPYFAKLLHHIKTEDKDDDAYEQELENRREAHFHTAVERRWHFGDTEEEVDEKEFKHEPLNPCIKASLGDSDQSYCSSPQAGPSSEGGSETQEKGPHPKARRKRRLPNKELTRELSKALNQEIQKTEDCLANENCQPLKVEPETENTEPKRLFCNGNELGDQRAHLKAKEMNGTPWELRHFYPSQITPLGFNRSTPTNRPVPPRSPPKCVQMERHVIRPPPISPPPDRLPLKDGKTHMMQREVWMKIFRYLTHQELCVCMRVCKTWNRWCCDKRLWTVIDLNRCTSITPLMLSGIIRRQPVSLDLSWTNISKKQLSWLINRLPGLRVLMLAGCSWAAVSALCTTSCPLLRTLDVQWVEGLKDPQMRDLLSLPTDNRPGQLENRCKLRNVEDLRLAGLDITDASLRLISRQMPLLSRLDLSYCNHINDQSVNLLTAAGTTTRDSLTEINLSVCNRVTDHSLNFFKRCGSICQIDLRFCKQVTKTACERFIAEMSVSVPFKLNEDKLLQKTS; from the exons ATGGCCTTGTCATTGAGCGGAGACGATGAGGAATATGATTCAGAGTCCGAGCAG CAGCGTGCAGCCAACCGGCCGAAGCCCAAGATGGGGGTGCCATCAGCTGTCAAGCTGCCGTCCAACCGCAGCTCGTCCGGAGCCAGGCGCAGGCGGACACGCTGCCGAAAGTGTGAGGCCTGCCTCCGGACCGAGTGTGGGGAGTGTCACTTCTGCAAGGACATGAAGAAGTTTGGGGGACCAGGGCGGATGAAGCAGTCGTGCATTATGAGGCAGTGCATCGCG CCCGTCCTGCCCcacacagcagtgtgtgtggtgtgtaaaGAAGCAGGGAAGGAGGACTCGCTGGAAGATGAGGACGACAAGTTCAACTTCATGCTGATGGAGTGCTCTATCTGCAATGAGATTGTCCACCCCAACTGCCTCAAG GTAAACGACGCTACAGGAGTGGTGAACGATGAACTGCCGAACTGTTGGGAATGTCCTAAATGCAATCATGCCGGGAAAAGTGGAAAA CAAAAACGCGGTCCGGGATTCAAGTACGCCTCCAACCTCCCCGGCTCTTTGCTGAGGGAACAGAAGCCTATGAAGGAGGACAATGATGCTTCAGCTCTAGCCAAGAGGAAAcctgagagagaggagacaccCAGGCACAGGCCCGAAGAATCTCTCCACCTGCCGCCACCACTGCTCTCCCCCAGCAACCTGCCCCGACCCAGACCCGAGGACAAACtcagaaagaagaggaagctgtttgacgatgaagaggatgaagattTCGGGGTGAGGAAGAAG GAAAAGTCAGATGATCCATATTTTGCTAAACTGCTTCACCACATCAAAACAGAAGATAAGGACGACGACGCATATGAACAGGAGCTTGAAAATCGACGAGAGGCTCATTTTCACACTGCTGTGGAGCGCAGGTGGCACTTTGGTGACACTGAAGAAGAAGTGGATGAAAAGGAGTTCAAGCATGAACCTTTGAATCCCTGCATTAAAGCGTCTTTGGGAGACAGTGACCAGTCTTACTGCAGCTCTCCACAGGCCGGCCCCAGCAGCGAGGGTGGAAGCGAGACCCAGGAAAAAGGTCCCCATCCAAAAGCTCGGCGGAAGCGGCGCTTACCTAATAAAGAACTGACCCGAGAGCTGAGCAAGGCCCTTAACCAGGAAATCCAGAAGACTGAGGACTGCCTGGCAAACGAGAACTGCCAACCCCTCAAGGTGGAGCCGGAGACGGAAAACACGGAACCCAAGAGATTGTTCTGCAATGGCAATGAACTTGGAGATCAGCGGGCTCACCTCAAGGCCAAAGAGATGAACGGGACGCCCTGGGAGCTGCGGCACTTCTACCCGAGTCAGATCACCCCATTAGGCTTCAACAGGAGCACTCCTACTAATCGACCGGTGCCCCCACGCTCCCCACCCAAATGTGTCCAAATGGAGCGGCACGTCATCCGGCCCCCTCCGATAAGCCCCCCTCCAGACAGACTGCCCCTAAAAGACGGCAAAACACACATGATGCAGCGCGAGGTTTGGATGAAGATCTTTCGCTACCTCACACaccaggagctgtgtgtgtgcatgcgagtGTGCAAGACATGGAACCGATG GTGTTGTGATAAGAGACTTTGGACAGTGATTGATCTCAATcgctgcacctccatcactccaCTCATGCTAAGTGGGATTATCCGCCGACAGCCGGTTTCCCTGGACCTCAGCTGGACCAATATTTCTAAGAAACAATTAAGCTGGCTTATCAACAGATTGCCAG gtctGCGGGTTTTAATGTTAGCAGGCTGCTCTTGGGCcgctgtttctgctctctgcaCCACAAGCTGCCCTCTGTTACGCACTCTGGACGTCCAGTGGGTGGAGGGTCTCAAAGACCCACAGATGAGGGACCTCCTTTCACTGCCCACAGACAACCGACCAG GTCAGCTGGAGAACCGCTGCAAGTTGCGAAATGTGGAGGACCTACGGCTGGCAGGACTGGACATCACTGATGCGTCTTTACGTCTGATCAGTCGGCAGATGCCTTTGCTCTCCAGACTTGATCTGAGCTACTGCAACCACATCAACGACCAGTCAGTCAACCTGCTGACGGCTGCAGGGACCACGACCAGAGACTCCCTTACAGAAATCAACCTGTCAG tttGTAACCGAGTCACAGACCATTCCTTAAACTTTTTCAAGCGCTGTGGAAGCATCTGTCAGATCGACCTCCGTTTCTGCAAACAGGTGACCAAGACAGCATGTGAAAGGTTCATCGCAGAGATGTCTGTGAGCGTACCGTTTAAACTGAACGaggacaaactgctgcagaAGACGAGCTAG
- the kdm2ba gene encoding lysine (K)-specific demethylase 2Ba isoform X2, whose translation MALSLSGDDEEYDSESEQRAANRPKPKMGVPSAVKLPSNRSSSGARRRRTRCRKCEACLRTECGECHFCKDMKKFGGPGRMKQSCIMRQCIAPVLPHTAVCVVCKEAGKEDSLEDEDDKFNFMLMECSICNEIVHPNCLKVNDATGVVNDELPNCWECPKCNHAGKSGKVLKQKRGPGFKYASNLPGSLLREQKPMKEDNDASALAKRKPEREETPRHRPEESLHLPPPLLSPSNLPRPRPEDKLRKKRKLFDDEEDEDFGVRKKEKSDDPYFAKLLHHIKTEDKDDDAYEQELENRREAHFHTAVERRWHFGDTEEEVDEKEFKHEPLNPCIKASLGDSDQSYCSSPQAGPSSEGGSETQEKGPHPKARRKRRLPNKELTRELSKALNQEIQKTEDCLANENCQPLKVEPETENTEPKRLFCNGNELGDQRAHLKAKEMNGTPWELRHFYPSQITPLGFNRSTPTNRPVPPRSPPKCVQMERHVIRPPPISPPPDRLPLKDGKTHMMQREVWMKIFRYLTHQELCVCMRVCKTWNRWCCDKRLWTVIDLNRCTSITPLMLSGIIRRQPVSLDLSWTNISKKQLSWLINRLPGLRVLMLAGCSWAAVSALCTTSCPLLRTLDVQWVEGLKDPQMRDLLSLPTDNRPGQLENRCKLRNVEDLRLAGLDITDASLRLISRQMPLLSRLDLSYCNHINDQSVNLLTAAGTTTRDSLTEINLSVCNRVTDHSLNFFKRCGSICQIDLRFCKQVTKTACERFIAEMSVSVPFKLNEDKLLQKTS comes from the exons ATGGCCTTGTCATTGAGCGGAGACGATGAGGAATATGATTCAGAGTCCGAGCAG CGTGCAGCCAACCGGCCGAAGCCCAAGATGGGGGTGCCATCAGCTGTCAAGCTGCCGTCCAACCGCAGCTCGTCCGGAGCCAGGCGCAGGCGGACACGCTGCCGAAAGTGTGAGGCCTGCCTCCGGACCGAGTGTGGGGAGTGTCACTTCTGCAAGGACATGAAGAAGTTTGGGGGACCAGGGCGGATGAAGCAGTCGTGCATTATGAGGCAGTGCATCGCG CCCGTCCTGCCCcacacagcagtgtgtgtggtgtgtaaaGAAGCAGGGAAGGAGGACTCGCTGGAAGATGAGGACGACAAGTTCAACTTCATGCTGATGGAGTGCTCTATCTGCAATGAGATTGTCCACCCCAACTGCCTCAAG GTAAACGACGCTACAGGAGTGGTGAACGATGAACTGCCGAACTGTTGGGAATGTCCTAAATGCAATCATGCCGGGAAAAGTGGAAAA GTATTGAAGCAAAAACGCGGTCCGGGATTCAAGTACGCCTCCAACCTCCCCGGCTCTTTGCTGAGGGAACAGAAGCCTATGAAGGAGGACAATGATGCTTCAGCTCTAGCCAAGAGGAAAcctgagagagaggagacaccCAGGCACAGGCCCGAAGAATCTCTCCACCTGCCGCCACCACTGCTCTCCCCCAGCAACCTGCCCCGACCCAGACCCGAGGACAAACtcagaaagaagaggaagctgtttgacgatgaagaggatgaagattTCGGGGTGAGGAAGAAG GAAAAGTCAGATGATCCATATTTTGCTAAACTGCTTCACCACATCAAAACAGAAGATAAGGACGACGACGCATATGAACAGGAGCTTGAAAATCGACGAGAGGCTCATTTTCACACTGCTGTGGAGCGCAGGTGGCACTTTGGTGACACTGAAGAAGAAGTGGATGAAAAGGAGTTCAAGCATGAACCTTTGAATCCCTGCATTAAAGCGTCTTTGGGAGACAGTGACCAGTCTTACTGCAGCTCTCCACAGGCCGGCCCCAGCAGCGAGGGTGGAAGCGAGACCCAGGAAAAAGGTCCCCATCCAAAAGCTCGGCGGAAGCGGCGCTTACCTAATAAAGAACTGACCCGAGAGCTGAGCAAGGCCCTTAACCAGGAAATCCAGAAGACTGAGGACTGCCTGGCAAACGAGAACTGCCAACCCCTCAAGGTGGAGCCGGAGACGGAAAACACGGAACCCAAGAGATTGTTCTGCAATGGCAATGAACTTGGAGATCAGCGGGCTCACCTCAAGGCCAAAGAGATGAACGGGACGCCCTGGGAGCTGCGGCACTTCTACCCGAGTCAGATCACCCCATTAGGCTTCAACAGGAGCACTCCTACTAATCGACCGGTGCCCCCACGCTCCCCACCCAAATGTGTCCAAATGGAGCGGCACGTCATCCGGCCCCCTCCGATAAGCCCCCCTCCAGACAGACTGCCCCTAAAAGACGGCAAAACACACATGATGCAGCGCGAGGTTTGGATGAAGATCTTTCGCTACCTCACACaccaggagctgtgtgtgtgcatgcgagtGTGCAAGACATGGAACCGATG GTGTTGTGATAAGAGACTTTGGACAGTGATTGATCTCAATcgctgcacctccatcactccaCTCATGCTAAGTGGGATTATCCGCCGACAGCCGGTTTCCCTGGACCTCAGCTGGACCAATATTTCTAAGAAACAATTAAGCTGGCTTATCAACAGATTGCCAG gtctGCGGGTTTTAATGTTAGCAGGCTGCTCTTGGGCcgctgtttctgctctctgcaCCACAAGCTGCCCTCTGTTACGCACTCTGGACGTCCAGTGGGTGGAGGGTCTCAAAGACCCACAGATGAGGGACCTCCTTTCACTGCCCACAGACAACCGACCAG GTCAGCTGGAGAACCGCTGCAAGTTGCGAAATGTGGAGGACCTACGGCTGGCAGGACTGGACATCACTGATGCGTCTTTACGTCTGATCAGTCGGCAGATGCCTTTGCTCTCCAGACTTGATCTGAGCTACTGCAACCACATCAACGACCAGTCAGTCAACCTGCTGACGGCTGCAGGGACCACGACCAGAGACTCCCTTACAGAAATCAACCTGTCAG tttGTAACCGAGTCACAGACCATTCCTTAAACTTTTTCAAGCGCTGTGGAAGCATCTGTCAGATCGACCTCCGTTTCTGCAAACAGGTGACCAAGACAGCATGTGAAAGGTTCATCGCAGAGATGTCTGTGAGCGTACCGTTTAAACTGAACGaggacaaactgctgcagaAGACGAGCTAG